One stretch of Mus pahari chromosome 15, PAHARI_EIJ_v1.1, whole genome shotgun sequence DNA includes these proteins:
- the Tshz1 gene encoding teashirt homolog 1 produces MPRRKQQAPRRSAAYVPEEELKAAEIDEERAEDGGLSLGIQESEFACNEETEIKEAQSYQNSPVSTATNQDAGYGSPFSEGSDQLAHFKSSSSREEKEEPQCPDSVSYPQDSLAQIKAVYANLFSESCWSSLALDLKKSSSATSNNDASQKESSTPTPTPPTTTASTACTTATTAITSCSTSTSHSSATNNSSSSGYDWHQAALAKTLQQTSSYGLLPEPSLFSTVQLYRQNNKLYGSVFTGASKFRCKDCSAAYDTLVELTVHMNETGHYRDDNRDKDSEKTKRWSKPRKRSLMEMEGKEDAQKVLKCMYCGHSFESLQDLSVHMIKTKHYQKVPLKEPVPAITKLVPSTKKRALQDLASPCSPEPTGMATEVALSESAKDQKTANPYVTPNNRYGYQNGASYTWQFEARKAQILKCMECGSSHDTLQQLTAHMMVTGHFLKVTTSASKKGKQLVLDPVVEEKIQSIPLPPTTHTRLPASSIKKQPDSPVGSVASEEKKEPEKEKEKEKAPLSAGDAERKIKEETEDATEKFEPTALYQYLREEDLDDSPKGGVDILKSLENTVSTAISKAQNGAPSWGGYPSIHAAYQLPGTMKPLQSAVQSVQIQPSYASGVKSLSSTEHNALLHSPGSLTPPPHKSNVSAMEELVEKVTGKVSIKKEERPTEKEKTSPVKAISPVAKENKDLPKTEETGNKPQKKGSDSETGKAKKESPADAHTPNGTEPLKAKVTNGCGHLGIITDHSPEPSFINPLSALQSIMNTHLGKVSKPVSPSLDPLAMLYKISNSMLDKPVYPTTPAKQADAIDRYYYENSDQPIDLTKSKNKPLVSGVADAVSSPLRESALMDISDMVKNLTGRLTPKSSTPSTVSEKSDADGSSFEEALDELSPVHKRKGRQSNWNPQHLLILQAQFASSLRETAEGKYIMSDLGPQERVHISKFTGLSMTTISHWLANVKYQLRRTGGTKFLKNLDTGHPVFFCNDCASQFRTASTYVSHLETHLGFSLKDLSKLPLSQIQEQQSVVSKALTNKTLGPLGSSEEDLGSTFQCKLCNRTFASKHAVKLHLSKTHGKSPEDHLIYVTELEKQ; encoded by the coding sequence CTTATGTTCCCGAGGAAGAACTGAAGGCAGCCGAAATAGATGAGGAGCGCGCGGAGGATGGTGGGCTGTCTCTGGGCATTCAGGAGAGCGAATTTGCGTGCAACGAAGAGACAGAGATCAAAGAAGCCCAGAGCTATCAGAACTCCCCTGTCAGCACTGCCACCAACCAGGACGCCGGCTACGGCTCGCCCTTCAGCGAGGGCAGTGACCAGCTGGCCCATTTCAAGAGCTCCTCCTCccgagaagagaaggaggagcccCAGTGTCCAGACAGCGTCTCCTACCCCCAGGACAGCTTGGCACAGATCAAAGCCGTGTATGCGAACTTATTCTCAGAGTCCTGCTGGTCTAGCCTAGCACTGGATTTAAAGAAGTCCAGTTCTGCCACCAGCAACAATGATGCCAGCCAGAAGGAGAgttccactcccacccccacccctcctacCACTACCGCCAGCACTGCCTGTACCACGGCCACCACGGCCATCACCAGctgcagcaccagcaccagccaTAGCAGCGCTACCAATAACAGCAGCAGCTCGGGGTATGACTGGCACCAGGCCGCCCTGGCCAAGACGCTGCAGCAGACGTCATCCTACGGACTGCTGCCCGAGCCCAGCCTGTTCAGCACCGTGCAGCTCTACCGACAGAATAACAAGCTGTACGGCTCCGTGTTCACGGGGGCCAGCAAGTTCAGGTGCAAAGACTGCAGCGCGGCCTACGACACGCTGGTGGAACTGACGGTGCACATGAACGAGACAGGCCACTACCGAGACGACAACAGAGACAAGGACTCTGAGAAGACCAAACGGTGGTCCAAGCCCAGGAAGCGTTCCCTAATGGAGATGGAGGGGAAAGAGGATGCACAGAAGGTGCTGAAGTGTATGTACTGCGGACACTCCTTCGAGTCCTTGCAAGACCTCAGTGTCCACATGATCAAAACAAAGCATTACCAGAAAGTGCCTCTGAAGGAGCCCGTGCCAGCTATCACCAAACTGGTCCCTTCCACCAAGAAGCGAGCACTCCAGGACCTGGCATCCCCTTGTTCCCCAGAGCCCACGGGCATGGCCACCGAGGTTGCACTGAGTGAGTCAGCCAAGGACCAGAAAACGGCCAACCCGTACGTGACTCCGAACAACCGTTATGGCTACCAGAATGGTGCTAGTTACACGTGGCAGTTTGAGGCCCGCAAAGCTCAGATACTCAAGTGCATGGAATGTGGCAGCTCCCATGACACCTTGCAGCAGCTCACAGCCCACATGATGGTCACTGGCCATTTCTTAAAGGTGACAACCTCTGCCTCCAAGAAAGGAAAGCAGCTGGTGTTGGACCCTGTGGTGGAAGAAAAGATCCAGTCCATCCCCTTGCCCCCAACCACTCACACCCGGCTGCCTGCCTCTAGCATCAAGAAACAACCGGACTCTCCTGTGGGCTCCGTAGCCTcggaagagaagaaggagcctgagaaggagaaggagaaggagaaagcccCTCTGTCAGCTGGGGatgcagagagaaaaatcaaagaggaGACTGAAGACGCCACGGAGAAGTTTGAGCCCACTGCCCTTTATCAGTATCTGCGTGAAGAAGACCTAGATGACAGCCCCAAGGGAGGAGTAGATATCTTAAAGTCACTCGAGAACACTGTGTCCACAGCCATCAGTAAAGCCCAGAATGGGGCGCCCTCATGGGGTGGGTACCCCAGCATCCATGCAGCCTATCAGCTGCCAGGCACCATGAAGCCGCTGCAGTCTGCCGTGCAGAGCGTGCAGATACAGCCGTCTTACGCCAGCGGCGTGAAGTCATTGTCCTCCACAGAGCACAATGCCCTCCTACACTCCCCAGGGAGCCTCACGCCCCCACCCCATAAGAGCAATGTGTCTGCCATGGAGGAGTTAGTAGAGAAGGTCACGGGCAAGGTCAGCATCAAGAAGGAGGAGCGGCCCACTGAGAAGGAGAAGACCTCCCCTgtcaaagccatctctcctgtggCAAAGGAGAATAAAGATCTTCCCAAGACAGAGGAGACTGGGAACAAGCCACAGAAGAAGGGCTCAGATTCAGAAACTGGGAAGGCCAAAAAGGAGAGTCCAGCGGACGCCCACACCCCAAATGGTACAGAACCTCTTAAAGCCAAGGTCACCAATGGCTGCGGCCATCTGGGTATTATCACGGACCACTCACCGGAGCCCTCTTTCATCAACCCGCTGAGCGCTCTGCAGTCCATCATGAACACTCACCTAGGAAAGGTGTCCAAGCCCGTGAGCCCCTCTCTGGACCCACTGGCTATGCTCTATAAGATCAGCAACAGCATGCTGGACAAGCCCGTCTACCCCACGACCCCTGCCAAGCAGGCTGACGCCATCGACCGCTACTACTATGAGAACAGCGACCAGCCCATTGATCTGACAAAGTCCAAGAACAAGCCACTGGTCTCAGGTGTGGCAGATGCTGTGTCCTCGCCTCTGCGGGAGAGCGCCCTCATGGATATCTCGGACATGGTGAAGAACCTCACGGGCCGTCTGACTCCCAAGTCCTCCACACCCTCCACGGTGTCAGAGAAGTCAGATGCAGATGGGAGCAGCTTTGAGGAGGCCCTGGATGAGCTGTCACCTGTTCACAAGAGAAAGGGGCGCCAGTCCAACTGGAACCCACAACACCTGCTCATCCTGCAGGCTCAGTTTGCCTCCAGCCTACGAGAGACGGCAGAAGGGAAATATATCATGTCGGACCTGGGCCCTCAGGAGCGGGTGCACATCTCCAAGTTCACGGGCCTCTCCATGACCACCATCAGTCACTGGCTGGCCAACGTGAAGTACCAGCTGCGGAGGACAGGGGGAACCAAGTTCCTTAAGAACCTCGACACAGGGCatcctgttttcttttgtaatgatTGTGCCTCTCAGTTCAGAACTGCCTCCACGTACGTCAGTCACCTGGAGACGCACCTGGGCTTCAGCTTGAAGGACCTCTCCAAGCTGCCACTCAGTCAGATCCAAGAGCAGCAGAGTGTTGTCTCCAAAGCCCTCACCAACAAGACTCTGGGCCCACTGGGCTCCTCCGAGGAAGACCTGGGCTCCACATTCCAGTGCAAGCTCTGCAACCGGACTTTTGCGAGCAAGCACGCAGTAAAACTGCACCTTAGTAAGACGCACGGCAAGTCGCCGGAGGACCACCTGATCTACGTGACGGAGCTGGAGAAGCAATAG